One genomic window of Mus musculus strain C57BL/6J chromosome 4, GRCm38.p6 C57BL/6J includes the following:
- the Id3 gene encoding DNA-binding protein inhibitor ID-3, producing the protein MKALSPVRGCYEAVCCLSERSLAIARGRGKSPSTEEPLSLLDDMNHCYSRLRELVPGVPRGTQLSQVEILQRVIDYILDLQVVLAEPAPGPPDGPHLPIQTAELTPELVISKDKRSFCH; encoded by the exons ATGAAGGCGCTGAGCCCGGTGCGCGGCTGCTACGAGGCGGTGTGCTGCCTGTCGGAACGTAGCCTGGCCATTGCGCGAGGCCGCGGTAAGAGCCCGTCGACCGAGGAGCCTCTTAGCCTCTTGGACGACATGAACCACTGCTACTCGCGCCTGCGGGAACTGGTGCCGGGAGTCCCGCGAGGCACTCAGCTTAGCCAGGTGGAAATCCTGCAGCGTGTCATAGACTACATCCTCGACCTTCAGGTGGTCCTGGCAGAGCCGGCGCCTGGACCCCCGGACGGTCCGCATCTCCCGATCCAG ACAGCTGAGCTCACTCCGGAACTTGTGATCTCCAAGGACAAGAGGAGCTTTTGCCACTGA